A stretch of Flavobacterium sp. N2270 DNA encodes these proteins:
- a CDS encoding aconitate hydratase, which produces MAFDIEMIEKVYATMTERVDKARELVGRPLTLSEKILYSHLWEKTPTQAFTRGKDYVDFAPDRVACQDATAQMALLQFMHANKKTVAVPTTVHCDHLILAKNGAKSDLALANNQSKEVFDFLSSVSDKYGIGFWKPGSGIIHQIVLENYAFPGGMMIGTDSHTVNAGGLGMLAIGVGGADAVDVMSGMSWELKFPKLIGVKLTGKLSGWTAPKDVILKVADILTVKGGTGAIVEYFGEGATSMSCTGKGTICNMGAEIGATTSTFGYDDSMRRYLAATGRQDVVNAADKVADYLTADKEVYANPEQYFDQLIEINLSELEPHINGPFTPDRGTPVSKMKEEAAANGWPVKVEWGLIGSCTNSSYEDMSRAASIVRQAVEHGITPKAEFGINPGSEQIRYTIERDGIIADFEKMGTKVFTNACGPCIGQWDREGADKQEKNTIVHSFNRNFSKRADGNPNTHAFVTSPEMVAALAISGRLDFNPLTDALINDKGEEVMLKTPYGDELPKRGFDVEDAGFQAPAEDGSGVQVVVSPTSDRLQLLAPFKPWNGENIIGAKLLIKAFGKCTTDHISMAGPWLRFRGHLDNISNNMLIGAVNAFNQATNKVKNQLSGSYDAVPAVARAYKAADIPSIVVGDHNYGEGSSREHAAMEPRFLGVTAVLVKSFARIHETNLKKQGMLGLTFANEADYDKIQEDDTINFLDLTSFAPGKPLTLEFVHADGSKDIIMANHTYNEGQIEWFKAGSALNLIAAGKA; this is translated from the coding sequence ATGGCTTTTGATATTGAAATGATTGAAAAAGTGTATGCAACAATGACTGAACGTGTAGACAAAGCACGTGAATTAGTTGGTCGTCCACTTACTTTATCTGAAAAGATTTTATATTCTCATCTTTGGGAGAAAACACCTACGCAAGCATTTACGCGTGGAAAAGATTATGTAGATTTTGCTCCAGATAGAGTTGCTTGCCAAGATGCAACGGCACAAATGGCATTGTTGCAATTTATGCATGCTAACAAAAAAACGGTTGCAGTTCCAACTACAGTTCACTGTGATCACTTAATTTTAGCAAAAAATGGAGCTAAATCTGATTTGGCTTTAGCTAACAATCAATCTAAAGAAGTTTTTGATTTTCTTTCATCAGTTTCAGATAAATACGGAATTGGTTTTTGGAAACCAGGTTCAGGAATTATTCACCAAATCGTTTTAGAAAATTATGCATTTCCAGGTGGAATGATGATTGGAACCGATTCTCATACTGTAAATGCAGGTGGATTAGGTATGTTAGCAATTGGTGTTGGTGGTGCAGATGCTGTTGATGTAATGTCTGGAATGTCTTGGGAATTAAAATTTCCAAAATTAATTGGAGTTAAATTAACAGGTAAACTTTCTGGTTGGACTGCACCAAAAGATGTTATTCTTAAAGTAGCTGACATTCTTACTGTAAAAGGAGGAACAGGTGCAATTGTAGAATATTTTGGTGAAGGCGCTACTTCAATGTCATGTACAGGTAAAGGTACTATTTGTAACATGGGTGCTGAAATTGGAGCAACAACTTCAACTTTTGGATACGATGATTCCATGAGAAGATATTTAGCTGCTACAGGTCGTCAAGATGTTGTTAACGCTGCTGATAAAGTAGCGGATTATTTAACAGCTGATAAAGAAGTATATGCTAATCCTGAACAATATTTTGACCAATTAATTGAAATCAATTTATCAGAATTAGAGCCACATATCAACGGCCCTTTTACTCCAGATAGAGGAACACCAGTTTCTAAAATGAAAGAGGAAGCGGCCGCAAACGGTTGGCCAGTAAAAGTAGAATGGGGATTAATTGGTTCGTGTACAAACTCTTCTTACGAAGATATGTCAAGAGCAGCTTCTATTGTGAGACAAGCGGTTGAACATGGAATTACTCCAAAAGCTGAGTTTGGAATCAACCCAGGTTCTGAACAAATTAGATACACTATTGAAAGAGACGGTATCATTGCTGATTTTGAAAAAATGGGTACTAAAGTATTCACAAATGCTTGTGGACCATGTATTGGTCAATGGGATAGAGAAGGTGCAGACAAGCAAGAAAAAAATACTATCGTTCATTCTTTCAACAGAAATTTCTCAAAACGTGCCGACGGTAATCCAAATACGCATGCTTTTGTAACTTCTCCAGAAATGGTTGCTGCTTTAGCAATTTCAGGAAGATTAGATTTTAATCCTTTGACAGATGCTTTAATCAACGATAAAGGAGAAGAAGTAATGTTGAAAACTCCTTATGGTGATGAGTTGCCAAAAAGAGGTTTTGATGTAGAAGATGCAGGTTTTCAAGCTCCAGCTGAAGACGGAAGTGGAGTGCAGGTTGTAGTTTCTCCAACTTCAGACAGATTACAATTATTAGCGCCATTTAAACCTTGGAATGGTGAGAATATTATAGGTGCTAAATTGTTAATCAAAGCATTTGGAAAATGTACTACTGATCACATCTCTATGGCTGGTCCTTGGTTGCGATTCCGTGGTCACTTAGATAATATTTCAAATAACATGCTGATTGGTGCAGTAAATGCATTTAATCAAGCAACAAATAAAGTTAAGAATCAATTAAGCGGTTCTTATGATGCTGTTCCTGCTGTAGCAAGAGCATATAAAGCGGCAGATATTCCTTCTATTGTAGTGGGAGATCATAATTACGGTGAAGGATCTTCTCGCGAGCATGCTGCAATGGAACCTCGTTTCTTAGGAGTTACGGCGGTTTTAGTAAAATCGTTTGCACGTATTCATGAAACAAACCTAAAAAAACAAGGTATGTTAGGTTTAACGTTTGCTAATGAGGCAGATTATGATAAGATTCAAGAAGATGATACGATCAATTTCTTAGATTTAACGTCATTTGCTCCAGGTAAACCATTAACGTTAGAGTTTGTTCATGCAGATGGTTCTAAAGATATAATTATGGCGAATCATACGTATAACGAAGGTCAAATAGAATGGTTTAAAGCTGGTTCTGCATTAAACTTAATTGCTGCAGGCAAAGCTTAA
- a CDS encoding bifunctional aconitate hydratase 2/2-methylisocitrate dehydratase yields MNTYNDYLNEIEKRKGQGLHPKPIDGAELLSEIIAQIKDLNNVNRKDSLNFFIYNVVPGTTSAADVKAKFLKEIILGNETVAEISKDFAFELLSHMKGGASITMLLDLALGDDVAIAKQAAEVLKTQVYLYEADTARLKDAYNAGNTIAKELLESYAQAEFFTKLPEIEEKIDIVTFIAGTGDISTDLLSPGADAHSRSDRELHGQCIFEHNKEMQKELTALKAQHPDKRVMLIAEKGTMGVGSSRMSGVNNVALWTGIQASPYVPFINIAPIIAGTNGISPIFLTTVGVTGGIGIDLKNWVNKTDAEGNIVRDENGDAVLEQKYSVETGTVLTINTKTKKLYHGDIELKDIAAALTPQKMEFIKAGGSYAVVFGKKLQTIACGILGISIPTVYAPSKEISVEGQGLTAVEKIFNKNAVGTTPGKVLHAGSDVRVEVNIVGSQDTTGLMTSQELEAMAATIISPIVDGAYQSGCHTASVWDDKSKANIPKLMKFMNDFGLITARDPKGQYPAMTDVIHKVLNDLTVSDWDIIIGGDSHTRMSKGVAFGADSGTVALALATGEATMPIPESVKVTFKGEMRSFMDFRDVVHATQQQMLKQFGGENVFQGRIIEVHIGTLTSDQAFTFTDWTAEMKAKASICISEDETLIESLEIAKGRIQIMIDKGMDNHINVLKGLVDKANNRIQELKTGTKPSLRPDANAKYYADVVIDLDQIAEPMIADPDVNNDDVSKRYTHDTIRPLSFYGGTKQVDLGFIGSCMVHKGDMQILAQMLKNIEAQHGKVEFKAPLVVAPPTYNIVDELKAEGDWEVLQKYSGFEFDDNAPKGTARTKYENMLYLERPGCNLCMGNQEKAEPGDTVMATSTRLFQGRVVKDSSEKKGESLLSSTPVVVLSTILGRTPTMAEYEAAVDGIVLTKFKPSQKQLVG; encoded by the coding sequence ATGAACACTTACAACGATTATCTTAACGAAATCGAAAAACGAAAAGGTCAAGGGCTTCACCCGAAACCGATTGATGGCGCTGAATTATTAAGCGAAATCATTGCACAAATAAAAGATTTAAATAATGTAAATAGAAAAGATTCTCTTAATTTTTTTATTTACAATGTTGTACCGGGTACAACGAGTGCAGCTGATGTAAAAGCTAAATTTTTAAAAGAGATTATTCTTGGCAATGAAACAGTTGCTGAAATATCGAAAGACTTTGCTTTTGAGTTATTGTCTCATATGAAAGGTGGAGCTTCAATTACCATGCTTTTAGACTTAGCTTTAGGTGATGACGTAGCTATTGCAAAACAAGCAGCAGAAGTATTAAAAACACAAGTGTACTTATACGAAGCAGATACAGCTCGTTTAAAAGACGCGTATAATGCAGGTAACACTATTGCCAAAGAGTTATTAGAAAGCTACGCGCAAGCAGAGTTTTTTACTAAACTTCCTGAAATAGAAGAAAAGATAGATATTGTAACATTTATCGCTGGTACAGGTGATATTTCTACAGATTTATTATCTCCAGGCGCAGATGCGCACTCTCGTTCAGATAGAGAATTACACGGTCAGTGTATTTTTGAACACAACAAAGAGATGCAGAAAGAATTAACTGCATTAAAAGCACAGCATCCAGATAAGCGTGTTATGTTAATTGCTGAAAAAGGAACAATGGGTGTAGGTTCTTCAAGAATGTCCGGAGTAAATAACGTAGCATTGTGGACAGGTATTCAAGCTAGCCCTTATGTACCGTTCATTAACATCGCTCCAATTATTGCAGGAACTAACGGAATTTCGCCAATTTTCTTAACTACAGTAGGTGTAACAGGTGGTATTGGTATTGACCTTAAAAACTGGGTAAATAAAACCGATGCTGAAGGAAATATAGTAAGAGATGAAAATGGAGATGCTGTTTTAGAACAAAAATATTCTGTTGAAACTGGAACGGTTTTAACAATCAATACAAAAACAAAAAAATTATACCACGGTGATATTGAACTTAAAGATATTGCTGCAGCTTTAACACCACAAAAAATGGAGTTTATTAAAGCAGGTGGTTCTTATGCCGTTGTTTTTGGTAAAAAATTACAAACAATAGCTTGTGGAATTTTAGGAATAAGTATTCCAACAGTATATGCTCCTTCTAAAGAAATCTCTGTTGAAGGTCAAGGTTTAACTGCTGTTGAGAAAATCTTCAACAAAAACGCAGTTGGAACAACGCCAGGTAAAGTTTTACATGCAGGTTCTGATGTACGTGTAGAAGTAAACATTGTAGGTTCTCAAGATACTACAGGTTTAATGACTTCTCAAGAGTTAGAAGCAATGGCTGCAACGATTATTTCTCCAATTGTTGATGGAGCTTACCAATCAGGGTGTCATACAGCTTCTGTTTGGGATGATAAGTCGAAAGCAAATATTCCTAAGCTGATGAAGTTTATGAATGATTTCGGATTAATCACAGCACGTGACCCTAAAGGTCAATATCCTGCAATGACAGATGTAATACACAAAGTGTTGAATGATCTTACAGTTAGCGATTGGGATATTATTATTGGTGGAGATTCACATACTCGTATGTCTAAAGGTGTCGCATTTGGAGCCGATTCAGGAACCGTTGCTTTGGCTTTAGCGACAGGTGAAGCTACAATGCCAATTCCAGAGTCGGTTAAGGTTACTTTTAAAGGAGAAATGAGAAGCTTCATGGATTTCCGTGATGTGGTTCATGCTACGCAACAACAAATGTTGAAGCAATTTGGTGGTGAAAATGTTTTCCAAGGAAGAATTATTGAAGTACATATTGGTACTTTAACTTCTGACCAAGCCTTTACATTTACAGATTGGACTGCAGAGATGAAAGCAAAAGCTTCTATTTGTATTTCAGAAGATGAAACATTAATTGAGTCATTAGAAATAGCAAAAGGTCGTATCCAAATCATGATTGATAAAGGAATGGATAATCATATTAACGTACTAAAAGGTTTAGTTGACAAAGCGAATAATAGAATTCAGGAATTAAAAACAGGTACTAAGCCTTCTTTACGTCCAGATGCTAATGCGAAGTATTATGCAGATGTAGTTATTGATTTGGATCAAATTGCTGAGCCAATGATTGCGGATCCAGACGTAAATAATGATGATGTTTCTAAGCGTTATACTCACGACACTATTCGTCCACTTTCTTTCTATGGAGGAACTAAACAAGTTGATTTAGGTTTCATAGGTTCTTGTATGGTTCACAAAGGAGACATGCAAATTTTAGCTCAAATGTTGAAAAACATCGAAGCACAACATGGTAAAGTAGAATTTAAAGCACCATTAGTGGTTGCACCTCCAACGTATAACATTGTTGATGAACTGAAAGCAGAAGGCGATTGGGAAGTATTACAAAAGTACTCTGGTTTTGAATTCGATGATAATGCGCCAAAAGGAACCGCTCGTACTAAATATGAAAACATGTTGTACTTAGAGCGTCCAGGTTGTAACTTATGTATGGGTAATCAAGAAAAAGCAGAACCAGGAGATACTGTAATGGCTACTTCTACACGTTTATTCCAAGGAAGAGTTGTAAAAGATTCTAGTGAGAAAAAAGGAGAATCTTTATTATCATCAACACCTGTCGTAGTTTTATCTACTATTTTAGGAAGAACTCCAACAATGGCAGAATACGAAGCAGCAGTAGACGGAATTGTATTAACTAAATTTAAGCCATCTCAAAAACAATTAGTTGGATAG
- a CDS encoding acyltransferase family protein yields the protein MNTDIQNNQRIFGLDVVRATAIAMVVFSHVYYLIDSSNPLLISVSGLFGFFGVELFFVLSGFLIGTILLKKYINETFSVKEIFIFLKRRWFRTLPTYYLVLILNIIVALIFNYSIDGWAAYFVFFQNFIDYKINFFTESWSLSVEEWTYLLIPFVLFFSWTVFKKNKKSSFIITVLVLILFFHILRYFVYLENSFSDMTTWNSNLKSLTIYRIDSILFGFVTAWLYMFYKDFLQKYKGYMFIVSLHLFLFQFVVMNVLGFDIVATPLYYKVFYFTLSSFTIFLALPLFVYWNSSKALFVKPIQLISKISYSMYLLHYSIITVLMKYVISNFNIRFSNVVIIISYLFITILSSYLLYRFYEKPMMNLRDKY from the coding sequence ATGAATACAGATATACAAAATAATCAACGAATTTTTGGACTAGATGTTGTTAGAGCAACCGCAATTGCAATGGTTGTTTTTTCGCATGTGTATTACTTAATCGATAGTTCAAATCCTTTACTTATATCGGTAAGTGGATTGTTTGGTTTTTTTGGTGTAGAGTTGTTTTTTGTTTTAAGTGGTTTTTTGATTGGAACTATATTATTAAAAAAATACATTAATGAAACGTTCTCGGTTAAAGAAATTTTTATTTTTTTAAAAAGAAGGTGGTTTAGAACTTTACCAACCTACTATTTGGTTTTGATACTGAATATAATTGTTGCTTTAATTTTTAATTATTCAATTGATGGTTGGGCTGCTTATTTTGTGTTCTTTCAAAATTTTATCGATTATAAGATTAACTTTTTTACCGAATCGTGGAGCTTGTCTGTAGAAGAATGGACGTATTTATTAATTCCGTTTGTATTGTTTTTTAGCTGGACTGTTTTTAAAAAGAATAAAAAATCATCTTTTATAATTACCGTTTTAGTATTGATTTTGTTTTTTCATATTTTACGTTATTTCGTTTATTTAGAAAATTCATTTTCAGATATGACTACTTGGAATTCTAATTTGAAGTCATTAACTATTTACCGTATTGATAGTATTTTGTTTGGTTTTGTAACTGCTTGGTTGTATATGTTTTATAAAGATTTTTTACAGAAATATAAAGGTTATATGTTTATAGTTTCATTGCATTTGTTTTTGTTTCAGTTTGTAGTGATGAATGTCTTAGGCTTTGATATTGTGGCAACTCCACTTTATTATAAAGTGTTCTATTTTACACTTAGTTCCTTTACAATTTTTTTAGCTTTACCACTGTTTGTCTATTGGAATAGTTCTAAAGCTTTATTTGTTAAGCCAATACAATTGATAAGTAAAATTTCATACAGTATGTATTTGTTGCACTATAGTATTATTACAGTGCTTATGAAATATGTAATTAGTAATTTTAATATTCGGTTTTCAAATGTTGTAATAATCATTAGTTACTTGTTTATTACCATTTTAAGTTCCTATTTATTGTATCGTTTTTATGAAAAGCCTATGATGAATTTAAGAGATAAATACTAG
- a CDS encoding AAA family ATPase — protein sequence MSDVATIQQLVQKQKELKQEIAKVIVGQDEVINQIILSVFAGGHALLIGVPGLAKTLMVNTISQVLGLDFKRIQFTPDLMPSDILGSEILDENRQFKFIKGPIFSNIILADEINRTPPKTQAALLEAMQERAVTVAGHHYKLDLPYFVLATQNPIEQEGTYPLPEAQLDRFMFAVKLEYPSFQEEVNVVKATTSDHKPQVNALFTAQEIIDFQNVIRKIPVADNVIEYAVTLVSKTRPDNALATEFVKTYIDWGAGPRASQNLILAAKTQAALNGKFSPDIEDVQAVATGILRHRIIKNYKADAEGISEEDIIKKLF from the coding sequence ATGTCTGACGTTGCAACTATTCAACAATTAGTACAAAAACAAAAAGAATTAAAGCAGGAAATTGCAAAAGTCATAGTAGGTCAAGATGAAGTAATCAATCAAATTATTTTAAGTGTTTTTGCAGGTGGTCATGCACTATTAATTGGAGTTCCAGGTTTAGCAAAAACATTAATGGTAAATACTATTTCGCAGGTTTTAGGACTTGATTTTAAACGTATACAGTTTACACCCGATTTAATGCCTTCAGATATTTTAGGAAGTGAAATCTTAGACGAAAACCGACAATTTAAATTCATAAAAGGTCCAATTTTCTCTAATATAATATTAGCCGATGAAATTAACCGTACGCCCCCAAAAACACAAGCTGCATTATTGGAAGCAATGCAAGAACGTGCTGTAACGGTTGCGGGTCATCATTATAAATTAGATTTACCTTATTTTGTTTTGGCAACACAAAACCCTATTGAGCAAGAAGGAACATATCCTTTGCCAGAAGCGCAATTAGACCGTTTTATGTTCGCTGTAAAATTAGAATATCCTTCGTTTCAAGAAGAAGTAAATGTAGTAAAAGCAACCACTTCAGATCATAAACCACAAGTAAATGCATTATTTACAGCGCAGGAGATTATCGATTTCCAAAATGTAATTCGTAAAATTCCAGTGGCCGATAATGTTATTGAATATGCGGTAACTTTAGTAAGTAAAACTCGTCCGGATAATGCTTTAGCAACCGAATTTGTTAAAACCTATATCGATTGGGGAGCAGGACCAAGAGCTTCACAAAATCTTATTTTAGCTGCCAAAACACAAGCTGCTTTAAATGGTAAATTTTCTCCAGATATTGAAGATGTGCAAGCAGTTGCAACAGGAATTCTTCGTCATCGTATTATCAAAAACTATAAAGCCGACGCCGAAGGTATTTCGGAAGAAGATATTATTAAGAAGTTGTTTTAA
- a CDS encoding peptidylprolyl isomerase yields the protein MKFINKSILALTLLLCSSVIFGQGKKVKVDGVVAVIGDYVVLDSDIDLEFIQLKAQGVDIKNITRCELFGKQLEDKLYAHHAIQDSIIVSDDEVYGYMNQQIDAMVEQVGSLDKVIKFYRKKNEEEFKNYFFDIIKQSKLTTQMQNKIVDEVTITPEEVRNFFKEIPKDEIPVFGAEVEVAQIVIKPVVTQEEKQATIDKLNAIRKDVIENGSSFYTKAVLYTEDEGSASSGGFYKINRKTGFVKEFKEVAFSLGEGEISEPFETEFGYHIIMVEKIKGQEVELRHILMSPKVSSKAMADAKEKIELIREKIINGEITFAEAAKSSSDQKETRNNGGVLLNPRTMEPRFDLTKMDPTLYSQISNFKVGQISMPILDEERGVGKFYKIITVNNKTEEHTAEFASDYLKIKDLALTDKKIKAIAKWTEEKINETYISINADYKDCDFTNNWLKK from the coding sequence ATGAAATTTATAAATAAAAGTATTTTAGCTCTTACTTTATTATTATGCTCGTCAGTAATATTCGGTCAAGGAAAAAAAGTAAAAGTTGACGGAGTAGTTGCTGTTATTGGAGATTATGTGGTTTTAGATTCAGATATTGATTTAGAGTTTATTCAACTTAAAGCACAAGGAGTTGATATTAAAAACATCACAAGATGTGAATTGTTTGGAAAGCAGTTAGAAGATAAATTATATGCTCATCACGCCATTCAAGATAGTATTATTGTTTCTGATGATGAAGTTTATGGTTATATGAATCAACAAATCGATGCTATGGTTGAGCAAGTAGGTTCATTAGATAAGGTTATAAAATTCTATAGAAAGAAAAACGAAGAAGAATTTAAAAATTACTTTTTCGATATCATCAAGCAAAGTAAGTTAACTACTCAAATGCAAAATAAAATTGTGGATGAAGTTACTATTACTCCTGAAGAAGTTAGAAATTTTTTCAAAGAAATTCCTAAAGATGAAATTCCAGTATTTGGTGCAGAAGTAGAAGTAGCTCAAATTGTTATTAAACCAGTAGTTACTCAAGAAGAAAAACAAGCTACTATTGATAAATTAAACGCTATTAGAAAAGATGTAATAGAAAATGGATCAAGTTTTTATACAAAAGCTGTTTTGTATACAGAAGATGAAGGATCAGCTTCAAGTGGAGGTTTTTATAAAATAAACCGTAAAACTGGTTTTGTAAAAGAATTTAAGGAAGTTGCTTTTAGTTTGGGTGAGGGTGAAATTTCAGAGCCTTTTGAAACAGAATTTGGATATCATATTATAATGGTAGAGAAAATTAAAGGTCAAGAAGTAGAGTTAAGACACATTTTAATGAGTCCTAAAGTTTCAAGTAAAGCAATGGCTGATGCTAAAGAAAAAATTGAACTAATTAGAGAAAAAATTATTAACGGTGAAATTACATTTGCTGAAGCTGCAAAATCTTCTTCAGATCAAAAAGAGACTAGAAACAACGGTGGAGTTTTATTAAATCCTAGAACTATGGAACCTCGTTTCGATTTAACAAAAATGGATCCAACATTATACAGTCAAATTTCTAATTTTAAAGTTGGTCAAATTTCTATGCCTATTTTAGATGAAGAAAGAGGTGTTGGTAAATTTTACAAAATCATTACAGTTAACAATAAAACAGAAGAACATACTGCAGAATTTGCAAGTGATTACTTAAAAATTAAAGACTTAGCTTTAACTGATAAGAAGATTAAAGCAATTGCGAAATGGACAGAAGAGAAAATCAACGAAACATATATAAGCATTAATGCTGACTATAAAGATTGCGATTTTACAAATAACTGGTTAAAAAAGTAA